Proteins from a genomic interval of Caulobacter sp. SL161:
- the recF gene encoding DNA replication/repair protein RecF (All proteins in this family for which functions are known are DNA-binding proteins that assist the filamentation of RecA onto DNA for the initiation of recombination or recombinational repair.), translating into MASAALLSLTLTDFRSYERARLETGGRSVYLFGANGAGKTNLLEAISLLSPGKGLRGVSLAEVGRRLPGEAIGRAWAVAAEVQSSDDPPVRIGTGVEQGGASRRTVRLDGETVPPGRLADHVRPIWLTPAQDRLFLEAASERRRFFDRLVFAGEPTHAANANAYDKAQRERMRLLIDAVETGAPADATWLTALEARLAEFGALLAQARARTLLALQGEIDGRGDRPFPLARLSLTGEWERMALEGAPFAEIELKLAQALASARARDGAAGRALTGPHRGDLAIFHVEKDRPAAECSTGEQKALILNLVLAQAARLSRAESAPNPVILLDEVAAHLDLTRRAALADELTALKLQAFLTGTDESLFDHLKGRALGVRVGDAGLTTLEDE; encoded by the coding sequence ATGGCGTCGGCCGCACTGCTTTCCCTGACCCTGACGGACTTCCGGTCCTACGAGCGCGCGCGCCTGGAGACGGGGGGGCGTAGCGTCTATCTGTTCGGCGCGAACGGGGCGGGAAAGACCAATCTTCTCGAGGCGATCAGTCTGCTGAGCCCCGGCAAAGGCCTACGCGGCGTCAGTCTCGCGGAGGTGGGGCGACGGCTGCCGGGAGAGGCTATCGGACGCGCCTGGGCCGTGGCCGCCGAGGTTCAGTCGAGCGATGATCCGCCGGTACGGATCGGCACAGGCGTGGAGCAGGGCGGCGCCTCGCGGCGGACCGTGCGGCTGGACGGCGAGACCGTGCCGCCAGGACGCCTCGCCGACCATGTTCGCCCCATCTGGCTGACGCCCGCCCAAGACCGATTGTTCCTGGAAGCCGCCTCGGAACGGCGTCGTTTCTTCGATCGGCTGGTTTTCGCGGGCGAACCCACGCACGCGGCCAACGCCAACGCCTATGACAAGGCGCAACGCGAGCGGATGCGGCTGCTGATCGACGCCGTCGAGACCGGCGCGCCGGCCGACGCGACCTGGCTGACGGCGCTGGAGGCCCGCCTGGCCGAGTTCGGCGCGCTCTTGGCCCAGGCCCGGGCGCGCACGCTGCTGGCGCTCCAGGGCGAGATCGACGGGCGGGGAGACCGGCCGTTCCCTCTAGCCAGGCTGTCGCTGACCGGAGAGTGGGAACGGATGGCGCTGGAGGGCGCGCCGTTCGCCGAGATCGAGCTGAAGCTGGCCCAGGCGCTCGCGTCCGCGCGGGCCCGCGACGGCGCCGCCGGCAGGGCGTTGACGGGCCCGCATCGCGGCGATCTAGCGATCTTCCATGTCGAGAAGGACCGTCCGGCGGCGGAATGCTCGACCGGGGAGCAAAAAGCCCTGATTTTGAACCTAGTTTTGGCCCAGGCGGCGCGACTTTCGCGTGCGGAATCTGCGCCGAATCCTGTAATATTGCTCGACGAAGTCGCCGCGCATCTCGACCTTACCCGGCGAGCCGCTCTGGCCGACGAACTCACGGCGCTCAAGCTCCAGGCCTTCCTGACCGGCACGGACGAGTCGCTGTTCGACCATCTCAAGGGTCGGGCGCTAGGCGTTCGCGTGGGCGACGCCGGCCTGACTACTCTGGAAGACGAATGA
- the gyrB gene encoding DNA topoisomerase (ATP-hydrolyzing) subunit B, with the protein MTENTEDQVPDLSTPEMTTEEAAAQYGADSIKVLKGLDAVRKRPGMYIGDTDDGSGLHHMVYEVVDNAIDEALAGHATKVQVILNADGSVTVTDDGRGIPVDMHEGEGVSAAEVIMTQLHAGGKFDQNSYKVSGGLHGVGVSVVNALSDWLELLIHRNGKVHQMRFERGDAVTSLKVTGDSPVRTEGPKAGETLTGTEVTFFPSKDTFAFIEFDRKTLEHRLRELAFLNSGVTIWFKDHRDVEPWEEKLFYEGGIEAFVRHLDKAKTPLLKAPIAVKGVKDKVEIDLALWWNDSYHEQMLCFTNNIPQRDGGTHLSAFRAALTRIITGYAESSGILKKEKVSLGGEDSREGLTCVLSVKVPDPKFSSQTKDKLVSSEVRPAVEGLVSEGLSTWFEEHPNEAKAIVTKIAEAAAAREAARKARELTRRKSALDITSLPGKLADCSERDPAKSEIFIVEGDSAGGSAKQARNRDNQAVLPLRGKILNVERARFDKMLSSDQIGTLITALGAGIGRDDFNPDKVRYHKIVLMTDADVDGAHIRTLLLTFFYRQMPELIERGYIYIAQPPLYKASKGKSSRYLKDDAEMDAFLVDEGVDGAELDLASGERMTGQDLLALVQTCRSAKANIDRLAARAPATAIEQAALAGLLGESPDAAAAATRLDLYAEEGDGPWSGERGDTGFVFSRVRRGVSERVVLDDVLLHAADARRLAERAVKLAEIFSGRAVFRRKDKSTTVRGPLDLVNAVLDAGRKGLTIQRYKGLGEMNPDQLWETTLDAEARTLLQVRVNHADDADDMFSRLMGDLVEPRREFIQENALDAEVDV; encoded by the coding sequence ATGACCGAGAACACCGAAGACCAAGTTCCCGACCTGTCGACCCCGGAAATGACGACCGAGGAAGCCGCCGCCCAGTACGGCGCGGACTCGATCAAGGTGCTGAAAGGCCTCGACGCCGTTCGCAAGCGCCCCGGCATGTACATCGGTGACACCGACGACGGCTCGGGCCTGCACCACATGGTCTATGAGGTGGTCGACAACGCCATCGACGAGGCCCTGGCCGGCCACGCCACCAAGGTCCAGGTGATCCTGAACGCCGACGGCTCGGTGACGGTCACCGACGACGGACGCGGCATCCCCGTCGACATGCACGAGGGCGAGGGCGTCTCGGCGGCCGAGGTCATCATGACCCAGCTGCACGCCGGCGGTAAGTTCGACCAGAACAGCTACAAGGTCTCGGGCGGTCTGCACGGCGTGGGCGTCTCGGTCGTGAACGCCCTGTCGGATTGGCTGGAGCTGCTGATCCACCGCAACGGCAAGGTCCACCAGATGCGCTTCGAGCGCGGCGACGCGGTCACCTCGCTGAAGGTCACCGGCGACTCGCCCGTGCGGACCGAGGGCCCCAAGGCCGGCGAGACCCTGACCGGTACGGAAGTCACGTTCTTTCCGTCGAAGGACACCTTCGCCTTCATCGAATTCGACCGGAAGACGCTGGAGCATCGCCTGCGCGAGCTGGCCTTCCTGAACTCGGGCGTGACGATCTGGTTCAAGGACCATCGCGACGTCGAGCCGTGGGAAGAGAAGCTGTTTTACGAGGGCGGCATCGAGGCCTTCGTGCGCCACCTCGACAAGGCCAAGACGCCGCTGCTGAAGGCCCCGATCGCCGTCAAGGGCGTCAAGGACAAGGTCGAGATCGACCTGGCCCTTTGGTGGAACGACAGCTACCACGAGCAGATGCTGTGCTTCACCAACAACATCCCGCAGCGGGATGGCGGCACGCACCTTTCGGCCTTCCGCGCGGCCCTGACCCGGATCATCACCGGCTACGCCGAGAGCTCCGGCATCCTGAAGAAGGAAAAGGTCAGCCTGGGCGGCGAAGACAGCCGCGAGGGCCTGACCTGCGTGCTGTCGGTCAAGGTCCCGGATCCGAAGTTCAGCTCACAGACCAAGGACAAGCTGGTCTCGTCCGAAGTGCGCCCCGCCGTCGAGGGTCTGGTGTCGGAAGGTCTCTCGACCTGGTTCGAGGAACATCCGAACGAGGCCAAGGCGATTGTGACCAAGATCGCCGAGGCCGCCGCCGCCCGCGAGGCGGCCCGCAAGGCCCGCGAACTGACCCGCCGCAAGAGCGCGCTCGACATCACCAGCCTGCCCGGCAAGCTGGCCGACTGCTCGGAACGCGATCCGGCCAAGTCCGAGATCTTCATCGTCGAGGGCGACTCGGCCGGCGGCTCGGCCAAGCAGGCCCGCAATCGCGACAACCAGGCCGTCCTGCCCTTGCGCGGCAAGATCCTGAACGTCGAGCGCGCGCGTTTCGACAAGATGCTGTCGTCCGATCAGATCGGCACGCTGATCACCGCCCTAGGCGCGGGGATCGGCCGCGACGACTTCAACCCGGACAAGGTGCGCTACCACAAGATCGTGCTGATGACCGACGCCGACGTCGACGGCGCCCACATCCGCACCCTGCTTCTGACCTTCTTCTACCGGCAGATGCCGGAGCTGATCGAGCGCGGCTATATCTACATCGCCCAGCCGCCGCTCTACAAAGCCAGCAAGGGCAAGTCCTCGCGCTACCTGAAGGATGACGCCGAGATGGACGCCTTCCTCGTCGACGAGGGCGTCGACGGGGCTGAGCTGGATCTGGCGTCGGGTGAGCGGATGACGGGCCAGGACCTGCTGGCCTTGGTCCAGACCTGCCGCTCGGCCAAGGCCAATATTGACCGCCTGGCCGCCCGGGCGCCGGCGACCGCGATCGAGCAGGCGGCCCTCGCGGGCCTTCTGGGCGAATCGCCGGACGCCGCCGCGGCCGCCACCCGCCTGGATCTCTACGCCGAGGAAGGCGATGGACCTTGGTCGGGCGAGCGCGGCGACACCGGCTTTGTGTTCAGCCGCGTGCGTCGCGGTGTTTCGGAGCGGGTTGTTCTGGACGATGTGCTGCTGCACGCCGCCGACGCCCGCCGCCTTGCCGAACGCGCCGTCAAACTGGCCGAGATCTTCTCGGGTCGCGCGGTGTTCCGCCGCAAGGACAAGTCGACGACCGTGCGCGGGCCGCTCGACCTCGTGAACGCGGTGCTGGACGCCGGCCGCAAGGGCCTGACCATCCAACGCTACAAGGGTCTGGGCGAGATGAATCCCGATCAGCTGTGGGAGACCACGCTGGACGCCGAAGCCCGCACCCTGCTGCAGGTCCGCGTCAATCACGCCGACGACGCAGACGATATGTTCAGTCGTCTGATGGGCGACCTCGTCGAGCCCCGTCGCGAGTTCATCCAGGAGAACGCGCTGGACGCCGAAGTCGACGTCTGA
- a CDS encoding methyl-accepting chemotaxis protein — MTAASSCCFRIDSAESLLWGALSMEQDASLRPERILDLSERLSSVAGAKIGEIARVNRAAKMLAINALIVAARAGEAGKGFAIVAEEFKKISTEIDAVAAALESQVRSDLDELSAIGGAILGHMRGQRLADLALNAIEIVDRNLYERTCDVRWWATDSAVVACLTQGDDPTARRYASERLGVILDAYTVYLDLWICDAQGRVIANGRPGRYPNVVGRSVADARWFQEGLRTATGDDFVACDIERCAALGDAPVATYATAIRAGGEATGRPLGVLGVHFDWRPQAQAVVDGVRLTPEERERSRVMLLDQRGRVLAASDGQGVLAETFALDTSAGPMGSYAEGDVTVGYARTPGYETYQGLGWYGCLVQAKAHAGRAVAAA, encoded by the coding sequence GTGACGGCGGCGTCATCTTGCTGCTTTCGGATCGATTCGGCCGAAAGTTTGCTTTGGGGCGCGTTGAGTATGGAACAGGACGCCAGTCTTCGTCCGGAACGGATCCTGGATCTTTCGGAGCGGCTGTCCAGCGTGGCGGGCGCCAAGATCGGTGAGATCGCCAGGGTGAACCGGGCGGCCAAGATGCTGGCGATCAACGCCCTGATCGTCGCCGCGCGGGCCGGCGAGGCGGGCAAGGGCTTCGCCATCGTCGCCGAGGAGTTCAAGAAGATCTCCACCGAGATCGACGCCGTGGCGGCCGCCCTGGAGAGCCAGGTCCGCTCCGACCTCGACGAACTCTCGGCGATCGGCGGCGCGATCCTGGGCCATATGCGTGGACAACGCCTGGCCGACCTTGCCCTGAACGCGATTGAGATCGTCGACCGCAATCTTTATGAACGGACGTGTGACGTCCGTTGGTGGGCGACGGACTCGGCGGTGGTGGCCTGTCTGACGCAGGGCGATGATCCGACGGCGCGGCGTTACGCCAGCGAGCGCCTTGGCGTGATCCTCGACGCCTACACCGTCTATCTGGATCTCTGGATCTGTGACGCCCAAGGGCGCGTGATCGCCAACGGTCGCCCCGGACGATATCCCAATGTCGTCGGGCGCTCGGTCGCCGACGCACGATGGTTTCAGGAAGGTCTGCGAACGGCGACGGGCGATGATTTCGTCGCGTGCGATATCGAGCGCTGCGCCGCGCTGGGCGACGCGCCGGTGGCCACCTACGCGACGGCGATCCGGGCGGGCGGCGAGGCCACCGGCAGACCCTTGGGCGTGCTGGGGGTGCACTTCGACTGGCGTCCCCAGGCCCAGGCGGTGGTGGATGGCGTACGCTTGACGCCAGAGGAGCGCGAACGTTCGCGGGTTATGCTCCTGGACCAGCGGGGGCGCGTGCTTGCGGCGTCGGATGGTCAAGGCGTGCTGGCGGAGACCTTTGCGCTGGATACCTCAGCGGGGCCGATGGGCAGCTATGCCGAGGGTGACGTCACGGTCGGCTACGCTCGCACGCCCGGTTATGAAACATATCAGGGGCTCGGCTGGTACGGGTGCCTGGTCCAGGCGAAGGCCCACGCGGGGCGGGCGGTCGCGGCCGCCTGA
- a CDS encoding outer membrane beta-barrel protein, which yields MRILTCSAIAACIAFGAPQLAQAQDVGTSFKRDKNTSVRERPRPDYEATGQKAGGFTVYPRVTVDLEHNDNIYAVAVGKTKDEIWRVKPELAVRSDWSRHALGFFAGGNVIRYADQSAENAEEYTLQANGRIDIERGTNLTGSVQTQRLIEPRSAPTAPSSGVKPVEYALNTGNLTLVKEFNRLRLTGRVEDKDFNYKDVLNNRGTGVVDQDFRDRNELSYGGKAEYAVSPDTALYVTATGNKRDYDTNVPTQDRTSDGYVVGLGANFDVSELMRGDIQVGYMKQSYDSAAFKDIDGFSANANVEWFPSQLTTVGVNASRSVQESTATGSGGYIANSVGASIDHEFLRNVMLSAKYNRGKDVYKGVDRDDKRDSFSATATYLVNRRVGLFLTYDYLKQTSSGAAKGSSFKDNKLVASVALQF from the coding sequence ATGCGAATTCTAACGTGTTCGGCCATCGCGGCCTGTATCGCGTTTGGCGCGCCGCAGCTTGCGCAAGCGCAGGACGTCGGAACCAGCTTCAAGCGCGACAAGAACACCAGCGTCCGTGAGCGCCCGCGCCCGGATTATGAAGCGACGGGCCAAAAGGCTGGCGGCTTCACGGTCTATCCGCGAGTGACGGTCGACCTTGAGCACAATGACAACATCTACGCCGTCGCCGTTGGCAAGACGAAGGATGAGATCTGGCGCGTGAAGCCGGAGCTGGCCGTGCGGTCGGACTGGTCGCGTCACGCCCTCGGTTTCTTCGCCGGTGGCAATGTTATTCGCTACGCTGATCAAAGCGCCGAGAACGCCGAAGAGTATACGCTGCAGGCGAACGGCCGGATCGACATCGAGCGCGGCACGAACCTGACGGGTTCGGTCCAGACGCAGCGCTTGATTGAACCGCGTAGTGCGCCGACCGCGCCCTCCTCTGGCGTCAAGCCGGTGGAATACGCCCTCAACACCGGCAACCTCACGCTGGTGAAGGAGTTCAACCGCCTTCGTTTGACGGGCCGCGTCGAAGACAAGGACTTCAATTATAAGGACGTCCTGAACAACCGAGGCACAGGCGTCGTCGATCAGGACTTCCGTGACCGCAACGAGCTGTCGTACGGCGGTAAGGCCGAGTACGCTGTCAGCCCGGACACCGCCCTGTATGTGACCGCCACGGGCAACAAGCGGGATTACGACACCAACGTCCCGACGCAGGACCGCACTTCGGACGGCTATGTGGTCGGCCTCGGCGCAAACTTCGATGTCTCGGAGTTGATGCGGGGTGACATCCAGGTCGGCTACATGAAGCAGTCGTACGATAGCGCCGCCTTCAAGGACATCGACGGCTTCAGCGCCAATGCGAATGTCGAGTGGTTCCCCTCGCAGCTGACCACGGTTGGCGTGAATGCGTCGCGTTCGGTCCAAGAGTCGACGGCGACTGGGTCGGGTGGCTACATCGCGAACTCGGTTGGCGCTTCGATCGACCACGAGTTCCTGCGTAACGTCATGCTGTCCGCGAAGTACAACCGCGGCAAGGATGTCTACAAGGGCGTCGACCGTGACGACAAGCGTGACAGCTTCTCCGCGACCGCGACCTATCTCGTGAACCGCCGCGTGGGCCTGTTCCTGACGTACGACTACCTCAAGCAGACGTCCTCGGGCGCCGCCAAGGGCTCTTCGTTCAAGGATAACAAGCTGGTGGCTTCGGTCGCCCTGCAGTTCTGA